From a region of the Streptomyces tirandamycinicus genome:
- a CDS encoding NUDIX hydrolase — MPYDPSAFPPFAVTVDLVVLTVRRDALCALVVRRGEQPYQGRWALPGGFVRADEDLTAAAARELAEETGLCVHDRHSPAPGSSPTGAHLEQLATYGDPKRDPRMRVVSVAHLALAPDLPAPRAGGDANQARWAPVGLLLGKEADAHGEDQSGQLAFDHTQILADGVERARSKIEYSSLATAFCPPEFTVGELRRVYEAVWGVALDPRNFHRKVTGTPGFLVPTGGTTTRQGGRPAQLFRAGGATLLNPPMLRPEV; from the coding sequence ATGCCCTACGACCCGTCGGCCTTCCCGCCCTTCGCCGTCACCGTCGACCTGGTGGTGCTCACCGTACGGCGCGACGCGCTGTGCGCTCTGGTCGTACGACGCGGTGAGCAGCCGTACCAGGGCCGGTGGGCGTTGCCCGGGGGGTTCGTCAGGGCCGACGAGGACCTCACGGCCGCGGCGGCGCGTGAACTCGCCGAGGAGACGGGGCTGTGTGTGCACGACCGCCACTCACCCGCGCCCGGCAGCAGCCCGACGGGCGCCCACCTCGAACAGCTCGCGACCTATGGCGACCCGAAGCGGGACCCGCGGATGCGCGTGGTGAGCGTGGCGCATCTGGCACTTGCTCCGGACCTCCCGGCGCCGCGCGCCGGTGGTGACGCGAACCAGGCGCGCTGGGCGCCCGTCGGGCTGCTGCTGGGCAAGGAGGCGGATGCACATGGCGAGGACCAGTCCGGTCAGCTCGCCTTCGACCACACGCAGATCCTGGCCGACGGCGTGGAACGGGCCCGCTCCAAGATCGAGTACTCGTCGCTGGCCACGGCGTTCTGCCCACCGGAGTTCACCGTCGGCGAGCTGCGGCGGGTGTACGAGGCCGTCTGGGGAGTCGCCCTGGACCCGCGCAACTTCCATCGCAAGGTGACCGGCACCCCCGGTTTCCTGGTGCCCACGGGCGGCACCACGACCCGGCAGGGCGGCCGCCCGGCACAGCTCTTCCGGGCCGGTGGCGCGACCCTGCTCAATCCGCCCATGCTGCGTCCCGAGGTCTGA
- a CDS encoding ATP-binding cassette domain-containing protein, with amino-acid sequence MLQAIGLTSTSRRYLAPAVDDLTFEAGPGDVTALLGARGSGKSTALRLMLELEAGRGVTYFRGRPLHAVASPAREVGVLLGDVPGHPARTVRGQLRMLCAAAGVPVSRADDMLDLVGIAALRDARLGSLSLGMDRRLGLASALLGDPHTLLLDAPSRGLSPREHSWLFGLLRAHAAQGGTVLYTTADPKEAAGTADRVVTIDNGRLVADQDAADFARTRLRPRVAVRTPQAGRLAAALSRESRAARRSVEVVAEGGNRLSVYGSSCAEIGDAAFRHGVLVHGLAEEIGDAGPRAASVPAHEGDAVDGTALVGLPGPGAAPSPGGPAGRRPAARDAARPASPDHDPGTAVAPGSEPRPARPQDPGHGPAACHPAEPGLPVVRRSAAGPDPAASSPGQALRATGLEPGALRIEAPGPEAPGPGTRASGASGPYVCDGPGPEAPGLHVRAPRASGPYVCDGPGPDGAPRTEPLRGGRGAATLCDVRAVADAQPPVRPRRGVSRAGRAFSQPLQPLRYELRRLLGVRTTYLVVAAVLVSSAALSALLAYAGGTPLPGLLAAWPDALPLPPAVLGAGVLGALSFGEEFRYPALAAARGTVPRRLGLLLAKLAVTAAAALAIGGAVAVLDAQVLWLLYGSDPLPVLHNWPTLSLSWAGLLVGTAWSGLLAAGTFRRTAAGVAVVAAVPMVVAPLVRKAFADPSGRSVVGLPGRLRELTWLEWPHEVDRWLLVALRALVQPVGAALALSFSVLLCSYLLIGLRGKARW; translated from the coding sequence ATGCTCCAGGCCATCGGACTCACCAGCACCTCCCGCAGGTACCTCGCGCCTGCCGTGGACGACCTGACCTTCGAGGCGGGGCCCGGCGACGTCACCGCCCTTCTCGGGGCCAGGGGTTCGGGCAAGAGCACGGCCCTGCGGCTGATGCTCGAACTCGAGGCCGGCCGGGGCGTCACCTACTTCCGTGGACGTCCCCTGCACGCCGTCGCGAGCCCTGCCCGTGAGGTGGGGGTGCTGCTGGGTGATGTCCCCGGGCACCCCGCGCGCACCGTGCGGGGGCAGCTCCGCATGCTCTGCGCGGCAGCCGGAGTACCGGTGTCGCGCGCGGACGACATGCTCGACCTCGTGGGTATCGCCGCACTGCGGGACGCGCGGCTCGGTTCGCTCTCGCTCGGAATGGACCGCAGGCTGGGGCTGGCCTCCGCGCTGCTGGGGGACCCGCACACGCTGCTGCTCGACGCCCCCTCCCGGGGACTCTCGCCGCGCGAGCACAGCTGGCTGTTCGGGCTGCTCCGCGCTCATGCCGCGCAGGGCGGGACCGTCCTCTACACGACCGCGGACCCCAAGGAGGCCGCCGGAACCGCGGATCGCGTGGTCACGATCGACAACGGCCGTCTCGTCGCCGACCAGGACGCAGCCGACTTCGCCCGCACCAGGCTCCGCCCCCGCGTCGCGGTCCGGACTCCGCAGGCAGGCCGGCTCGCCGCTGCACTCAGCCGTGAGTCGAGGGCCGCACGCCGCTCCGTCGAAGTCGTCGCGGAAGGCGGCAACCGGCTCTCCGTATACGGCAGCAGTTGTGCGGAGATCGGCGACGCCGCCTTTCGGCACGGCGTTCTCGTCCACGGGCTCGCCGAGGAGATCGGTGACGCGGGACCCCGTGCGGCATCCGTACCCGCGCACGAGGGCGATGCCGTGGACGGCACCGCCCTCGTGGGGTTGCCCGGACCCGGCGCGGCACCCTCTCCGGGCGGTCCTGCAGGCCGGCGGCCCGCCGCGCGGGATGCCGCCCGGCCGGCATCCCCGGACCACGACCCGGGGACCGCGGTCGCGCCCGGCTCGGAGCCCCGCCCCGCTCGGCCGCAGGACCCGGGCCACGGCCCGGCCGCCTGTCACCCTGCGGAGCCCGGCCTCCCGGTCGTGCGCCGCTCGGCCGCAGGCCCGGATCCGGCCGCCTCGTCGCCCGGCCAGGCACTCCGAGCTACCGGCCTCGAACCCGGCGCGCTGCGTATCGAGGCCCCCGGCCCCGAGGCCCCCGGTCCCGGCACCAGGGCTTCCGGAGCGTCCGGTCCGTACGTCTGCGACGGCCCCGGCCCCGAGGCCCCCGGTCTCCATGTCCGAGCTCCCCGAGCGTCCGGTCCGTACGTCTGCGACGGCCCCGGCCCCGACGGCGCACCGCGCACCGAACCCCTCCGCGGCGGTCGGGGAGCGGCGACCCTGTGCGACGTGCGGGCGGTCGCGGACGCGCAGCCCCCCGTACGACCCCGCCGGGGGGTGTCCCGCGCCGGGCGGGCCTTCTCGCAGCCGCTCCAGCCGCTGCGGTACGAACTGCGGCGCCTCCTCGGGGTACGCACGACATACCTGGTCGTCGCCGCCGTTCTGGTCTCCTCGGCCGCGCTCTCCGCCCTGCTCGCGTACGCGGGCGGCACCCCGCTGCCGGGCCTCCTCGCCGCCTGGCCCGATGCGCTGCCCCTGCCTCCGGCCGTCCTCGGCGCCGGCGTCCTCGGAGCCCTCTCCTTCGGGGAGGAGTTCCGCTACCCCGCGCTGGCCGCCGCCCGCGGAACCGTCCCCCGCCGGCTCGGCCTGCTCCTCGCCAAGCTGGCGGTGACGGCCGCGGCCGCCCTCGCGATCGGCGGCGCCGTCGCCGTGCTCGACGCCCAGGTGCTGTGGCTTCTGTACGGGTCCGACCCCCTGCCCGTGCTCCACAACTGGCCGACTCTCAGTTTGAGTTGGGCTGGCCTCCTGGTCGGCACCGCATGGTCGGGCCTGCTCGCCGCGGGCACCTTCCGCCGCACGGCCGCGGGTGTGGCCGTGGTGGCGGCCGTACCCATGGTGGTCGCCCCCCTCGTGCGGAAGGCCTTCGCCGATCCGTCCGGCCGCTCGGTGGTGGGACTTCCGGGCCGTCTGCGGGAGCTGACCTGGCTGGAATGGCCGCATGAGGTGGACCGCTGGTTGCTCGTGGCGCTGCGAGCGCTCGTTCAACCTGTGGGAGCGGCACTGGCGTTGTCGTTCTCTGTTCTGCTCTGCTCGTACCTGCTCATCGGGCTTCGCGGCAAAGCTCGTTGGTGA
- a CDS encoding FadR/GntR family transcriptional regulator → MSTLAHTMMTAARPVESGLAGPGDLDRYPYPEVPGVDRVGPPAWDTAESELGRVGRRAAGSRGRGLHGQLVQQLGQMIVSGDLGADRPLVPEEIGQRFEVSRTVVRESLRVLEAKGLVSARPNVGTRVRPVNDWNLLDPDIIEWRAFGPQRDDQRRELTELRWTIEPLAARLAAGHGREDVQQRLGDMVEIMGHSLTQGDGITFGRADAEFHSLLIQVAGNRMLEHLSGIVAAALQVSGGPAAGCDRPSETSLAHHARIVDALAAGDANAAESAMRQLLTAHPEVERVVPAPREH, encoded by the coding sequence GTGAGTACCCTTGCGCACACCATGATGACCGCCGCCCGCCCCGTCGAGTCCGGCCTCGCCGGCCCGGGCGATCTCGACCGATACCCCTACCCGGAGGTGCCCGGCGTCGACCGGGTCGGACCCCCGGCCTGGGACACCGCGGAAAGCGAGTTGGGCCGGGTCGGCCGCCGTGCCGCGGGTAGCCGGGGCCGCGGGCTCCACGGTCAACTCGTCCAGCAACTGGGCCAGATGATCGTCTCCGGAGACCTCGGAGCGGACCGTCCGCTCGTGCCGGAGGAGATCGGCCAGCGCTTCGAGGTGTCCCGCACCGTGGTCCGCGAGTCGCTGCGGGTCCTCGAGGCCAAGGGCCTCGTCAGCGCCCGCCCGAACGTGGGCACCAGAGTCCGTCCGGTCAACGACTGGAACCTGCTCGACCCCGACATCATCGAGTGGCGCGCCTTCGGCCCCCAGCGCGACGACCAGCGTCGCGAGCTGACCGAGCTCCGCTGGACGATCGAGCCGCTCGCCGCCCGGTTGGCGGCGGGGCACGGCCGTGAGGACGTCCAGCAGCGCCTCGGCGACATGGTGGAGATCATGGGCCACTCGCTCACACAGGGCGACGGGATCACCTTCGGCCGCGCCGACGCCGAGTTCCACTCGCTCCTGATCCAGGTCGCGGGCAATCGGATGCTGGAGCACCTCTCCGGCATCGTGGCCGCCGCGCTCCAGGTGTCCGGGGGGCCTGCCGCGGGCTGCGACCGCCCTTCCGAAACCTCCCTGGCGCACCACGCGCGGATCGTGGACGCCCTCGCCGCCGGCGACGCGAACGCCGCCGAGTCGGCCATGCGGCAACTTCTCACCGCCCACCCCGAGGTGGAGCGCGTGGTCCCGGCGCCGCGCGAGCACTGA
- a CDS encoding RNA polymerase sigma factor, which translates to MFVSASTSRTLPPEIAESESVMALIERGKADGQIAGDDVRRAFEADQIPPTQWKNVLRSLNQILEEEGVTLMVSAAESPKRTRKSVAAKSPAKRTATKTVAAKTATARTAASAAAATAAEEAPTAAGETAAPAKKTAAKKAAAKKTAPAKKTAAKKTAAKKTTAAKKDAEELLEGEEALEEPQAGKPGGDEPEGTESAGFVLSDEDEDDAPAQQVAAAGATADPVKDYLKQIGKVPLLNAEQEVELAKRIEAGLFAEDKLANSDKLAPKLKRELEIIAEDGRRAKNHLLEANLRLVVSLAKRYTGRGMLFLDLIQEGNLGLIRAVEKFDYTKGYKFSTYATWWIRQAITRAMADQARTIRIPVHMVEVINKLARVQRQMLQDLGREPTPEELAKELDMTPEKVIEVQKYGREPISLHTPLGEDGDSEFGDLIEDSEAVVPADAVSFTLLQEQLHSVLDTLSEREAGVVSMRFGLTDGQPKTLDEIGKVYGVTRERIRQIESKTMSKLRHPSRSQVLRDYLD; encoded by the coding sequence TTGTTCGTGTCGGCCAGCACATCCCGTACGCTCCCGCCGGAGATCGCCGAGTCCGAGTCTGTGATGGCGCTCATCGAGCGGGGAAAGGCTGATGGGCAGATCGCCGGCGATGACGTGCGTCGGGCCTTCGAGGCTGACCAGATTCCGCCAACCCAGTGGAAGAATGTTCTGCGCAGCCTCAACCAGATCCTCGAGGAAGAGGGTGTGACGCTGATGGTCAGTGCCGCGGAGTCGCCCAAGCGCACCCGCAAGAGCGTCGCAGCTAAGAGCCCGGCAAAGCGCACCGCCACCAAGACCGTCGCGGCCAAGACCGCGACGGCGAGGACCGCCGCCTCCGCCGCGGCAGCCACCGCCGCCGAAGAGGCCCCGACGGCGGCCGGCGAGACCGCCGCGCCGGCGAAGAAGACCGCGGCGAAGAAGGCCGCGGCCAAGAAGACGGCGCCCGCCAAGAAGACCGCCGCGAAGAAGACGGCCGCGAAGAAGACGACGGCGGCCAAGAAGGACGCCGAGGAGCTGCTCGAGGGCGAGGAGGCGCTCGAGGAGCCGCAGGCCGGCAAGCCCGGCGGCGACGAGCCGGAGGGCACCGAGAGCGCCGGCTTCGTCCTGTCCGACGAGGACGAGGACGACGCCCCCGCCCAGCAGGTCGCCGCGGCCGGCGCCACCGCCGACCCGGTCAAGGACTACCTGAAGCAGATCGGCAAGGTCCCCCTGCTCAACGCGGAGCAGGAGGTCGAGCTGGCCAAGCGCATCGAGGCGGGTCTCTTCGCCGAGGACAAGCTGGCCAACTCCGACAAGCTCGCCCCGAAGCTCAAGCGCGAGCTGGAGATCATCGCCGAGGACGGCCGCCGCGCCAAGAACCACCTGCTGGAGGCCAACCTCCGACTGGTCGTGTCGCTGGCCAAGCGCTACACCGGCCGCGGCATGCTGTTCCTGGACCTGATCCAGGAGGGCAACCTCGGTCTGATCCGCGCCGTGGAGAAGTTCGACTACACCAAGGGCTACAAGTTCTCCACGTACGCCACCTGGTGGATCCGTCAGGCGATCACCCGCGCCATGGCCGACCAGGCCCGCACCATCCGCATTCCGGTGCACATGGTCGAGGTCATCAACAAGCTCGCGCGCGTGCAGCGCCAGATGCTCCAGGACCTGGGCCGCGAGCCCACCCCGGAGGAGCTGGCCAAGGAGCTCGACATGACCCCGGAGAAGGTCATCGAGGTCCAGAAGTACGGCCGTGAGCCCATCTCGCTCCACACCCCGCTCGGTGAGGACGGCGACAGCGAGTTCGGTGACCTGATCGAGGACTCCGAGGCCGTCGTCCCGGCCGACGCCGTCAGCTTCACGCTCCTCCAGGAGCAGCTGCACTCGGTGCTCGACACGCTCTCGGAGCGCGAGGCGGGCGTGGTCTCCATGCGCTTCGGCCTCACCGACGGCCAGCCGAAGACGCTCGACGAGATCGGCAAGGTCTACGGCGTGACCCGCGAGCGCATCCGCCAGATCGAGTCCAAGACGATGTCCAAGCTCCGCCACCCGTCCCGGTCCCAGGTCCTGCGGGACTACCTGGACTAG
- a CDS encoding S1 family serine peptidase yields the protein MRRPIIRPLPTALALASVAALTPLVTQAPAAADSVIIGGSAVRSSEIPWVVALSSRDRFGGTRAGQFCGGVVVAPTQVVTAAHCLSREVLGTTVSEVRDLRVIAGREDLRGSGGHEIPVRTVRLAPGYDPATSSADLAVLTLAAAVPAHYAIATARRGDAAYRPGTPATVYGWGDTTGVGTYSSTLHAARVQVQPDAVCARAYPGSVMGGRYMPATMMCAGDARGGRDACQGDSGGPLVAQGRLIGIVSWGSGCGRADAPGVYTRVGEVLPTVADRH from the coding sequence ATGCGACGTCCCATCATCCGACCCCTGCCGACGGCCTTGGCCCTGGCCTCCGTGGCAGCTCTGACCCCACTGGTCACCCAGGCCCCGGCGGCGGCCGACAGCGTGATCATCGGCGGCTCGGCGGTGCGCTCCTCGGAGATCCCATGGGTCGTCGCGTTGTCCAGCCGTGACCGGTTCGGGGGTACCAGGGCCGGTCAGTTCTGCGGTGGCGTGGTGGTGGCGCCCACTCAGGTGGTCACCGCGGCCCACTGCCTCAGCCGCGAGGTCCTGGGGACGACGGTGAGCGAGGTGCGGGACCTCCGGGTGATCGCGGGGCGCGAGGACCTGCGCGGGTCCGGCGGCCACGAGATCCCCGTGCGCACGGTCCGGCTCGCGCCCGGGTACGACCCCGCGACCAGCTCCGCGGATCTGGCCGTGCTCACCCTCGCAGCCGCGGTGCCCGCGCACTACGCCATCGCGACGGCCCGCCGCGGCGACGCGGCCTACCGGCCGGGCACCCCGGCGACGGTCTACGGCTGGGGCGATACGACGGGGGTCGGGACGTACTCCAGCACGCTGCACGCCGCCCGGGTCCAGGTCCAGCCGGACGCGGTCTGCGCGCGGGCGTACCCCGGAAGCGTGATGGGGGGCCGCTACATGCCGGCGACCATGATGTGCGCCGGTGACGCGAGAGGCGGCCGCGACGCCTGCCAGGGCGACAGCGGCGGCCCTCTGGTGGCGCAGGGCCGGCTGATCGGGATCGTCTCCTGGGGCAGCGGCTGCGGCCGGGCGGACGCTCCCGGGGTCTACACCCGGGTCGGTGAGGTGCTGCCCACGGTGGCCGACCGGCATTGA
- a CDS encoding DUF7455 domain-containing protein, with protein MTTVLTPASPLTAADRCDRCGAQAYLRVVLTSGGELLFCAHHGRKFEPELKKIAAEIQDETDRLTAVPASAGDDER; from the coding sequence GTGACTACTGTTCTGACCCCCGCGAGCCCGCTGACGGCCGCTGACCGCTGCGACCGCTGCGGCGCCCAGGCGTACCTGCGCGTCGTCCTGACAAGCGGCGGTGAGCTGCTCTTCTGTGCCCACCACGGGCGCAAGTTCGAGCCGGAACTCAAGAAGATCGCCGCTGAGATACAGGATGAGACGGACCGCCTGACGGCCGTACCGGCCAGCGCGGGAGACGACGAGCGCTGA
- a CDS encoding DNA gyrase/topoisomerase IV subunit B — protein sequence MTAETSVPSSALLTADRDGSNYTARHLLVLEGLEAVRKRPGMYIGSTDSRGLMHCLWEIIDNSVDEALGGHCDHIEVILHDDGSVEVRDNGRGIPVDVEPKTGLSGVEVVMTKLHAGGKFGGGSYAASGGLHGVGASVVNALSARLDVEVDRGSATHSISFRRGVPGIFTESGPDAPFDPANGLIKGKRVPRNRTGTRVRYWADRQIFLKDARLQLETLHQRARQTAFLVPGLTIVVRDERDLEGEGKSQEIFRFDGGISEFCEYLAQDKAVCDILRLTGHGTFKETVPVLDDRGHMTPTEVTRELGVDIALRWGTGYDTTVRSFVNIIATPKGGTHVTGFERSVTKTVNEVLRSAKLLRVAEDDIVKDDALEGLTAVVTVRLAEPQFEGQTKEVLGTSAANRIVATVVAKELKAFLTSTKRDAKAQARAVLEKAVAAARTRIAARQHKEAQRRKTALESSSLPAKLADCRSDDVERSELFIVEGDSALGTAKLARNSEFQALLPIRGKILNVQKSSVSDMLKNAECGSIIQVIGAGSGRTFDIDAARYGKIVLLVDADVDGAHIRCLLLTLFQRYMRPMVEAGRVFAAVPPLHRIELIQPRKGQDKYVYTYSDNELRSTLLEFQRKGIRFKDSIQRYKGLGEMDADQLAETTMDPRHRTLRRINIGDLEAAEQIFDLLMGNEVAPRKEFITSSAATLDRSRIDA from the coding sequence GTGACCGCCGAAACGTCCGTGCCGTCCAGTGCGCTGCTGACCGCAGACCGTGACGGTTCCAACTACACCGCGCGGCACCTGCTCGTCCTCGAGGGGCTCGAGGCTGTTCGCAAGCGGCCGGGCATGTACATCGGCTCGACCGACAGCCGGGGCCTGATGCACTGCCTGTGGGAGATCATCGACAACTCGGTGGACGAGGCCCTCGGCGGCCACTGCGACCACATCGAGGTCATCCTCCACGACGACGGCTCCGTCGAGGTCCGCGACAACGGCCGCGGCATCCCCGTCGACGTGGAGCCCAAGACCGGGCTGTCCGGCGTCGAGGTCGTCATGACCAAGCTGCACGCCGGCGGCAAGTTCGGCGGCGGCTCGTACGCGGCCTCCGGCGGCCTGCACGGCGTGGGCGCCTCCGTCGTCAACGCGCTGTCCGCCCGTCTGGACGTCGAGGTCGACCGGGGCAGCGCGACCCACTCGATCAGCTTCCGCAGGGGCGTCCCCGGCATCTTCACCGAGTCCGGCCCGGACGCGCCGTTCGACCCGGCCAACGGGCTGATCAAGGGCAAGCGGGTGCCGAGGAACCGCACCGGCACCAGGGTCCGCTACTGGGCGGATCGCCAGATCTTCCTCAAGGACGCCCGGCTCCAGCTGGAGACGCTCCACCAGCGCGCGCGCCAGACGGCGTTCCTCGTGCCCGGCCTCACCATCGTGGTCCGCGACGAGCGCGACCTCGAGGGCGAGGGCAAGTCGCAGGAGATCTTCCGCTTCGACGGCGGCATCAGCGAGTTCTGCGAATACCTCGCCCAGGACAAGGCGGTCTGCGACATCCTGCGACTGACCGGCCACGGCACGTTCAAGGAGACCGTCCCCGTCCTCGACGACCGCGGCCATATGACACCCACCGAGGTCACCCGTGAACTCGGCGTCGACATCGCGCTGCGCTGGGGTACCGGTTACGACACCACGGTCCGGTCGTTCGTGAACATCATCGCCACCCCCAAGGGCGGTACCCACGTCACCGGCTTCGAGCGCTCCGTCACCAAGACGGTCAACGAGGTGCTCCGCTCCGCCAAACTGCTGCGCGTCGCAGAGGACGACATCGTCAAGGACGACGCCCTCGAGGGGCTGACCGCGGTGGTGACCGTACGGCTCGCCGAGCCCCAGTTCGAGGGGCAGACCAAGGAGGTCCTCGGCACCTCCGCGGCCAACCGCATCGTCGCCACTGTGGTCGCCAAGGAGCTCAAGGCCTTCCTGACCTCGACCAAGCGCGACGCCAAGGCGCAGGCGCGGGCCGTCCTGGAGAAGGCCGTCGCCGCCGCGCGCACGCGGATCGCCGCCCGCCAGCACAAGGAGGCGCAGCGGCGGAAGACGGCCCTGGAGTCGTCCTCGCTGCCCGCCAAGCTCGCGGACTGCCGCAGCGACGACGTCGAACGCAGTGAACTCTTCATCGTCGAGGGCGACTCCGCGCTGGGTACGGCCAAACTCGCCCGCAACTCGGAGTTCCAGGCGCTGCTGCCGATCCGCGGCAAGATCCTCAACGTGCAGAAGTCGTCGGTCTCCGACATGCTCAAGAACGCCGAGTGCGGCTCGATCATCCAGGTCATAGGGGCGGGCTCCGGGCGCACCTTCGACATCGACGCAGCCCGCTACGGCAAGATCGTCCTGCTGGTGGACGCCGATGTCGACGGCGCGCACATCCGCTGCCTGCTGCTCACCCTCTTCCAGCGCTATATGCGGCCGATGGTGGAGGCCGGCCGGGTCTTCGCCGCCGTGCCGCCGCTGCACCGGATCGAGCTGATCCAGCCCAGGAAGGGCCAGGACAAGTACGTGTACACGTACTCGGACAACGAACTCCGCTCCACGCTGCTGGAGTTCCAGCGCAAGGGCATCCGCTTCAAGGACTCGATCCAGCGGTACAAGGGCCTCGGCGAGATGGACGCCGACCAGCTCGCGGAGACCACGATGGACCCGCGCCACCGCACGCTGCGGAGGATCAACATCGGGGACCTGGAGGCGGCGGAGCAGATCTTCGACCTGCTGATGGGGAACGAGGTGGCGCCGCGCAAGGAGTTCATCACCAGCTCCGCGGCGACCCTGGACCGTTCGCGCATCGACGCCTGA
- a CDS encoding DUF485 domain-containing protein, whose product MEKQQDRDDGAVRIDDPWYDALASGWGEPGGADDSVPPAPPAAAAGGHGHRTSDIYLEVHRSAAFQEVRSRYRRFVVPATTAFFIWYVAYVITATAAPALMARPVIGAVNVAMVAGLGQFLSTFLLTWAYARHARLRRDRAALDLRWAVFDRTRDTDEAPGEDGVGAGPAAFHPWHGDTGENGR is encoded by the coding sequence GTGGAGAAGCAGCAAGACCGGGACGACGGTGCGGTCCGCATCGACGACCCGTGGTACGACGCGCTGGCCTCCGGCTGGGGCGAACCGGGCGGTGCGGACGACTCCGTTCCCCCGGCGCCTCCGGCCGCGGCCGCCGGCGGGCACGGCCACCGGACGAGCGACATCTACCTGGAAGTGCACCGCAGCGCGGCCTTTCAGGAGGTCCGCAGCCGCTACCGGCGGTTCGTCGTACCGGCGACCACTGCGTTCTTCATCTGGTACGTGGCGTACGTGATCACGGCCACCGCGGCACCCGCGCTGATGGCGCGACCGGTGATCGGCGCCGTCAACGTGGCGATGGTGGCCGGGCTCGGCCAGTTCCTCAGCACCTTCCTGCTGACCTGGGCGTACGCGCGTCACGCCCGGTTGCGCAGGGACCGTGCCGCACTCGACCTCCGCTGGGCGGTCTTCGACCGCACGCGCGACACGGACGAGGCACCGGGTGAGGACGGCGTGGGGGCGGGTCCCGCCGCCTTCCATCCCTGGCACGGCGACACGGGGGAGAACGGGCGTTGA
- a CDS encoding solute symporter family protein encodes MTGDHQMLALVLFSAFIAVTLAITTWVSRNRRGSAEEFYAGGRLFSPMENGFAIAGDYMSAASFLGISGLIALYGYDGMLYSVGFLVAWLVVLFLVAELVRNCGRFTLADVVASRMSERPVRIASGTSSVAVSVLYLVAQMVGAGSLVALLLGGTSDAARSWTVVGVGALMVVYVSMGGMRATTWIQIVKAVLLMAGATALTVLVLTRFHGDVNGMLDSAAAQSGHGKDFLSPGLRYGTDWTARLDFISLGLALVLGTAGLPHILSRFYTVPTARAARRSVVWSIGLIGSFYLMTIVLGFGAAAILGTDAVRSSNAAGNTAVPLLALDLGGGAGSTGGTVLFAVVAAVAFATILAVVAGITLASSASVAHDLYASLKRRHGKGYSEVAVARVAAAVIGAVAIALGLLARDLNVAFLVGLAFAVAASANLPVLLYSLFWRDFTTRGAVWSVYGGLVPAVLLVLLSPVVSGSPEALFPHLDFQYFPLQNPGLVSIPLGFLAGWLGTVTSAEEPNEAKHAETEVRALTGAGAV; translated from the coding sequence TTGACGGGCGATCACCAGATGCTGGCCCTCGTACTGTTCAGCGCGTTCATCGCGGTGACCCTGGCCATCACCACCTGGGTCAGCCGCAACCGGCGCGGCTCGGCCGAGGAGTTCTACGCCGGCGGCCGGCTGTTCTCGCCGATGGAGAACGGCTTCGCGATCGCGGGCGACTACATGTCGGCGGCCTCGTTCCTCGGCATCTCGGGGCTGATCGCGCTGTACGGCTACGACGGAATGCTCTACTCCGTGGGCTTTCTCGTGGCCTGGCTGGTCGTGCTGTTCCTGGTGGCCGAACTGGTCCGCAACTGCGGCCGCTTCACCCTCGCCGACGTCGTCGCCAGCCGGATGAGCGAGCGTCCCGTCCGCATCGCGTCCGGCACGTCCTCGGTCGCCGTCTCCGTCCTCTATCTGGTCGCGCAGATGGTGGGAGCGGGCAGCCTGGTCGCCCTGCTCCTCGGCGGCACCAGCGATGCCGCGCGCTCGTGGACCGTCGTCGGCGTCGGCGCGCTGATGGTCGTCTATGTCTCGATGGGAGGGATGCGGGCCACCACCTGGATCCAGATCGTCAAGGCCGTGCTGCTGATGGCCGGCGCCACCGCGCTCACCGTCCTCGTCCTGACCCGCTTCCACGGCGATGTCAACGGAATGCTCGACTCCGCCGCCGCGCAGAGCGGACACGGAAAGGACTTCCTCTCGCCCGGACTGCGGTACGGCACGGACTGGACCGCGCGTCTGGACTTCATCAGCCTCGGGCTCGCCCTGGTGCTCGGGACCGCCGGTCTGCCGCACATCCTGTCCCGCTTCTACACCGTTCCCACGGCGCGGGCGGCCCGCCGCTCGGTCGTCTGGTCCATCGGGCTGATCGGCAGCTTCTACCTGATGACGATCGTGCTCGGGTTCGGCGCCGCCGCCATCCTCGGCACCGACGCGGTGCGCTCGTCGAACGCCGCGGGGAACACGGCGGTTCCGCTGCTCGCCCTCGACCTCGGCGGTGGGGCGGGCTCCACCGGAGGCACGGTGCTGTTCGCCGTCGTCGCCGCGGTCGCCTTCGCGACGATCCTCGCCGTCGTGGCCGGCATCACCCTCGCGTCGTCGGCGTCGGTCGCCCACGACCTGTACGCCTCGCTGAAGAGGCGGCACGGGAAGGGGTACAGCGAAGTCGCGGTGGCACGGGTCGCCGCCGCGGTCATCGGCGCCGTCGCCATCGCGCTCGGCCTGCTGGCCCGCGACCTCAACGTGGCCTTCCTGGTGGGCCTCGCCTTCGCCGTCGCCGCGTCGGCGAACCTCCCGGTGCTGCTCTACTCGCTGTTCTGGCGCGACTTCACCACCCGGGGCGCGGTGTGGTCGGTGTACGGCGGTCTCGTTCCGGCGGTGCTGCTGGTGCTGCTCTCACCCGTGGTGTCGGGCAGCCCCGAGGCGCTGTTCCCGCACCTGGACTTCCAGTACTTCCCGCTGCAGAACCCCGGTCTCGTCTCCATTCCGCTCGGCTTCCTCGCCGGCTGGCTCGGCACCGTGACGTCCGCGGAGGAACCGAACGAGGCCAAGCACGCGGAGACGGAGGTCCGGGCACTGACGGGAGCGGGAGCGGTCTGA